ATGAAAAGCCATCGGAAGAAGTGATGAATAGTCTATTAAAGAAATTTAAAATATTAAATAAAAGAATTAAGATAGGGGGTTGATTATTTATGATGACTGAAAGAGTGAAAAAATTAAGGGAGCAAAGTTTAAATGCAGTGCCTTATATTTCTATGGAAAGGGCAAAAATAGTAGACGCAGTATATAAAAAATATGAGGGAACTGTACCAAAACCAGTTTTGAGGGCATTAGTGTTAAAGGAGTTTATGTCTAGTAAAAAACTGTGTATAAATGATGGTGAACTTATTGTAGGAGAAAGGGGAGAAGCACCTGCTGCAACTCCCACATATCCAGAACTATGTTGTCATACATTGGAAGACCTTCAGATAATGAATGATAGGGAAAAGATATCTTTTAAAGTGGATGAAGAGGCAAAGAAGATACAAGAGGATATAATTATACCCCATTGGGAAAAAAGGTCAATGAGATATCATATACTTGAGAATATGACACAGCAATGGAAGGATTGCTATGAAGCAGGTATGTTTACTGAATTTCAAGAACAACGGGGCCCAGGACACACTGTCGCAGATGGTAAGATATATAAAAAAGGATTTTTACAATTTAAAAAGGATATACAAGAGGCCATAGAGAATCTAGATTATAATAATGATGATAATGCCCTTGATAGGAAAAATCAATTGGAAGCCATGAGCATAGCCTGTGACGCAATAATGATATTGGGAAAAAGATATGCACAATTAGCTAAAGATATGGCAAAAGATGAAAAAGATAACAATAGAAAAAAGGAACTACTTGAGATAGCCGATATATGTGATTGGGTTCCAGCTAATGCACCCAGGACTTTTAGAGAAGCTATTCAGATGTATTGGTTTGTACACCTATGTGTTATATCAGAGCTAAATCCTTGGGATTCCTTTAACCCTGGAAGATTGGATCAACATCTATATCCATTTTATAAAAAACAATTGGAAGAAGAGTCATTAACAAGAGAAGAAGCAGAAGAGTTGTTACAATGCCTATGGGTTAAGTTCAACAATCAACCAGCTCCTCCTAAAGTTGGTATAACATTAAAGGAAAGTGCGACATATACAGATTTTGCCAATATAAATAGTGGAGGATTAAAACCAGACGGCTCTGATGGAGTAAATGATGTAAGTTATTTAGTAATGGATGTAATAGACCAAATGAAGCTTTTACAACCTAGTTCCAATGTCCAAATAAGTAAAAAGACACCTCAAAGATTTTTAAAGAGGGCATTAAAAATAGTTAGAAAGGGATGGGGTCAACCCTCGTTATTTAATGCAGATGCAGTAGTACAAGAAATGTTAAATGCTGGTAAGGATATAGTGGACGCTAGGTGTGGAGGAACCAGTGGATGTGTGGAGACAGGTGCATTTGGTAAGGAAGCCTATATTTTAACAGGATATTTTAATTTGCCAAAGGTACTTGA
This DNA window, taken from Clostridiisalibacter paucivorans DSM 22131, encodes the following:
- the hypD gene encoding trans-4-hydroxy-L-proline dehydratase — protein: MMTERVKKLREQSLNAVPYISMERAKIVDAVYKKYEGTVPKPVLRALVLKEFMSSKKLCINDGELIVGERGEAPAATPTYPELCCHTLEDLQIMNDREKISFKVDEEAKKIQEDIIIPHWEKRSMRYHILENMTQQWKDCYEAGMFTEFQEQRGPGHTVADGKIYKKGFLQFKKDIQEAIENLDYNNDDNALDRKNQLEAMSIACDAIMILGKRYAQLAKDMAKDEKDNNRKKELLEIADICDWVPANAPRTFREAIQMYWFVHLCVISELNPWDSFNPGRLDQHLYPFYKKQLEEESLTREEAEELLQCLWVKFNNQPAPPKVGITLKESATYTDFANINSGGLKPDGSDGVNDVSYLVMDVIDQMKLLQPSSNVQISKKTPQRFLKRALKIVRKGWGQPSLFNADAVVQEMLNAGKDIVDARCGGTSGCVETGAFGKEAYILTGYFNLPKVLEITLNNGIDPMTGKKLGIETGNPKAFSSYEELFEAFKKQLNHFIDIKVRGNRVIEKLYAERMPVPFLSVIIDDCIKKGKDYNAGGARYNISYIQGVGIGDITDSLTSIKYHVFDKKNITMGELLEALADDFEGHGDILNLVKNRTPKYGNDEEYADEIMSSVFRAYYEEVTGRPNIKGGEHRINMLPTTCHVYFGSVIGALSSGRKAKEPLADGISPSKGADKNGPTGVIKSASKMDHLITGGTLLNQKLTPSAIDGEDGLDKLANLVRAYFRMDGHHIQFNVISKDTLLEAQQKPDEYKNLIVRVAGYSDYFSNLNKDLQDEIIARTEQSI